Below is a genomic region from Erigeron canadensis isolate Cc75 chromosome 7, C_canadensis_v1, whole genome shotgun sequence.
ATAAAAGCTGCAGATTCCCAAACAGTATTCAATAGTTATTTTCCAGCCTCACATCAAATCAATGAAGTCCGGTAGTGAAGAAGCCGCACTTCTGACATAGCTCGTCTACATGGCAGCTTGTGATTGGATATTTGTATTGCTATATGCATgccctttttatttatatatacaaagctGTATACATGAACGAACTTCAAAAATTGTAGAGTAGTCCGGTTACTCCATGACCGCACAAGCTTTCTGAGTGCCATCTAGACCAAGTTTGGTGTCTACAACACCGGACTTCAACGTACGTGGTAAAGTTCGGTGTTTAAGACACCGAACTTCCTACTTTTAGAAATAATTGGAGTGAAATTCCTAGTTACACCAAATAGGTTGAAAATAGTCCCGTCTGAAAAAGATTATTTCTTTCCTAGATGGCTAGATttgttgttattatatatttatatattttgtttcttaATTTATCTTGAAATAATCTTGTTATATTGTTCGGTGACTGCAGAGTTGTGTCTTGAAAGTGAACATTCATTGTGATGGTTGTAAACAAAAAGTGAGAGAAGTCCTTACAAATATTGTAGGTATTGTGCGTGTGTTTATTTTAACTTcagtttttcatttatatatagttttttgtaatttgtagtTGATTAagtttacacatatatatataaacatatataggtGTGAATGATGTGAAAATAGAACCAGAACAAGGCAAAGAGATGGTGTCTGGGAATGTTGATAAACAAACATTAATAAAGAAACTATCAAAAAGTAGGAAACATGCAGAGATTTCGGGGGTTTCTCAAAAACAACTACAGATGAATGATTTAATAAAGAATATGCAGATTAATGGCGGTAAATCTCCCCGGAAAGGAGGTGGAAATAACCGGAAACAAGTGCAACAGCAAAAGGGTGATGCCGGTGGAGCTGGGCTGAAACACCTTCAACAACTTCAGCGGTTGAAAGGGTTTAAAGCTAAGAAGTTGCCTCCTGATCAGTTGAAGTTACCGAAttttggtggtggaggtggtggggGTGGGAAGGACGGGCAGAAGTCGGTGAAGTTTGATGTATCTGAGAGTGATGATAATGAGTTTGATGAGGAGGAGGATGATgagtttgatgatgatgatattctGATTAAGAAGCCGGGTGGTGGTGGAGGTTCGTCGATGGGTAATATGATAAATTCGCAGGTTATGAAAGGAGGTGGTGAACGCGGTAACATGAATGGAGGTAATCGTGGTGGTCAGAGTCATAATAAGTGCGGTGGTGGAGGCGGTAACATGAATGCTGGTGTACATGGGATGCAAAACATGATGGGTATgcgtggtggtggaggtggtatGGGCCTACGGTTGAAGGACTTCCGACCGGTGGACCAATGGgtgctggtggtggtgacgacaATAATGGTTATTTCCATGGTGCTCCTAGTGGTCAAAATCATAATAAGTGTGGAGGTGTACGCGATAACATGAATGGTGGTGTATATGGGATGCAAAACATGATgcgtggtggtggaggtggtatGGGGCGGATGGGTCATATGGGTGCCGTTGAAGGACTTTCGGCCGGTAGAACAATGGGCGGTGGTTGTGACGGCAATAATGGTTATTTCCCTGGTGCTCCTAGTGGTCAAAATCATAATAAGTGCGGTGGTGGACGCGGTAACATGAATGGTGGTGTACATGAGATGCAAAACATGATGAGTATGcatggtggtggaggtggtatGGGGCCGATGGGTCATATGGGTGCCGTTGAAGGACTTTAGGCCGGTGGACCaatgggtggtggtggcggtggcaaTAATGGTTATTTCCATGGTGCTAGACCCGAAGATATGGCAGGATATCCATACCATCAGCAACAATCAGCGCCGGCAATGATG
It encodes:
- the LOC122608805 gene encoding heavy metal-associated isoprenylated plant protein 32-like yields the protein MSEEESLNIQSCVLKVNIHCDGCKQKVREVLTNIVGVNDVKIEPEQGKEMVSGNVDKQTLIKKLSKSRKHAEISGVSQKQLQMNDLIKNMQINGGKSPRKGGGNNRKQVQQQKGDAGGAGLKHLQQLQRLKGFKAKKLPPDQLKLPNFGGGGGGGGKDGQKSVKFDVSESDDNEFDEEEDDEFDDDDILIKKPGGGGGSSMGNMINSQVMKGGGERGNMNGGNRGGQSHNKCGGGGGNMNAGVHGMQNMMGLPTGGPMGAGGGDDNNGYFHGAPSGQNHNKCGGVRDNMNGGVYGMQNMMRGGGGGMGRMGHMGAVEGLSAGRTMGGGCDGNNGYFPGAPSGQNHNKCGGGRGNMNGGVHEMQNMMSMHGGGGGMGPMGHMGAVEGL